The sequence TATTTAGTATAAACAGCCTTGCCTCTTTGGCTTTGTATAGGGCCTCCTTAAGCAATACAGCATCAACTCCTGTTATTTTTATATCCATCTGAAGAGCCGTTATGCCGTCTTTTGTTCCTGCAACCTTGAAGTCCATGTCGCCATAGTGGTCTTCATCACCCAAAATATCGGTAAGAATGGCATAACCGCCTTCATATTTTATCAAACCCATAGCAACGCCACTAACCGGCTTCTTTATTGGCACTCCAGCATCCATCAAGGAAAGTGTAGAACCGCACACAGTGGCCATTGAACTTGAACCGTTGGACTCAAGTATATCCGAAACCACCCTTATAGCATAAGGGAAGTCATCCTCGCTGGGCAACATAGGCTCTATGGCTCTTTTTGCCAAATTGCCATGACCTATCTCCCTTCTTCCTGGGGGACCTAAGCGTTTAACCTCGCCTGTTGAGAAGGGTAGAAAATTATAATGCAACATAAACCTCTCATAGCCCTCTTCTGAAACATCGTCTATAATTTGTGCATCCTCTCTTGAGCCAAGCGTCGTTGCAACCAAAGCCTGGGTTTCACCCCTTGTAAATACAGCAGAACCGTGAGCTCTGGGCAGAACACCCACCTCGCAGGTTATTGGCCTTATTTCATCCAACCCTCTTCCATCTATCCTAACGCCCGTATTTATAATTTTAGTTCTAACAATGTTCTTTACAACATCCTCAAAAGCAGCAGCGGTTTTTTCTTCTATGAAGTCTTCATCTTCAAATTCTTCTACAACCTTCTCTTTTACCTTATTAAAAATGGCCTCTATTGTAGAATTCCTCTTTTTCTTTTCCTTTATATTTACCGCTCTCATCAACTCGTCAGCGGCAAAGGCCTCAATTTTGTTAACTATATCTTCTGAAACATCTATAGGTATATATTCCCTCTTCGGTTTTGCAGCTTTTTTAATAATCTCTTCTTGTGCATCAAGTAATATATCGATATTGTCTTTTCCAAACATTATGGCATCAACCATCTCATCTTCGCTCAACTCGCCCGCTCCAGCCTCTATCATGTTTATTGCATCTTTTGTGCCAGCCAAAATAAGGTTGAGTCTGGAATCATCAATCTCCTTTAAAGAGGCAAAGGCCTTTAGTCCATTTTCAAACCTTGAGACCCTTACGCCGGCCACAGGTCCTAAAAACGGTATATCAGATAGACAAAGTGAGCAACTTGCAGCCAAAATACTTATAATAGCTGGGTCATTTTCCTGATCGGCACTGATAGTGGTTATAATAACTTGAATCTCTTGTTTGTAATCTTTGGGAAACAAAGGCCTAATAGAACGGTCTATCAGCCTTGAAACCAACGTTTCATGTACCGTTGGTTTACCCTCTCTTTTTACAAAACCGCCTGGAATTTTACCAGCTGCATAAAACCTCTCCTGGTAGTTAACAGTCAAGGGTAAAAAGTCTAAAAACTCTTTGGGCGGCTCTTTGGAAGATACGGCGGTGGCAAGCACCATGGTATCTCCCATTCTTATCACACAGGCACCGTCGGCCTGCTTTGCATACCACCCCGTCTCTATCGTTAATTTTTTTCCGTTTATAGTTCTTTCAACAATGGTCATAGGCTTAGCCCTTTAGACCAAGTTCTGTAACAACCTTCTTGTACTCTTCGAAATTATAATTTCTCAAATACTTCAAAAGTTTTCTTCTTCTACCAACGAGCTTCAACAGTCCCCTTCTTGAGTGAAAATCCTTTGGATGTTCTTTGAAATGGTCTGTAAGATACTTTATTCTTGCTGTAAGCAGGGCTATCTGAACGGCAGGAGAACCCGTATCGTTCTCGTTGGTTCCAAACCTCTTAATTATCTCCTGTTTTTGCTGCTTGTCTAATGCCATACTCCTCTCCTTCCAAAAATTTTCCACGCTTATATTATACAAAAGCACTGTCTTTGTAAAGTTTTTTATTATCATGAAAATAAGTTTTCCTGCTAAAAACCAGCAAAATTTTAACTCAATGACAGTCAAATGCAAATAAAATATTTTTAAAAACTCTTTTTTTCTTGCTCAACAACAAACTCATATTCTATACTAAACTACGGCAAAAAAAGTTAAGGGGAGTTTTTATGGCAAAGAAATACATATTTATAACGGGTGGTGTTGTTTCTTCTTTAGGAAAAGGCATAACAAGTGCATCGCTGGGCTTTTTACTTTTATCTTATGGACTCAAGGTGTCTATTGTAAAAATAGACCCATACATAAATGTTGACCCTGGCACAATGAACCCTTATCAACATGGTGAGGTTTATGTATTGGACGATGGGGCAGAAACCGATTTGGATTTAGGACATTACGAAAGATTCACCAACCTAACGCTTTCTAAGAAAAATAATTTTACCACTGGTCAGGTTTATTTTACCGTAATAACCAAGGAGCGCAGGGGAGACTATCTTGGCAAGACAGTTCAAGTTATTCCACACATAACAAATGAAATAAAGAAAAGAATAAAAGAGGCAGGCAAAGATAAGGATGTTTTAATAGTAGAAATAGGTGGAACAATAGGAGACATAGAAGGATTACCGTTCCTTGAAGCTATACGTCAGATGGGATACGATGTTGGCAGGCAAAATTGCCTTTACATACACCTAACGCTTGTTCCCTATATAAAAACAGCAGGCGAGCTAAAGACAAAACCAACCCAACACAGCGTAAAGGAACTACAGTCTTTGGGTATATCACCAGATATTATTGTATGTAGAAGCGAAAAAAGGCTCAACAACGAGGCAAAAGAAAAAATAGCAATGTTCTGTAATGTAGAAAAAAGAGCTGTTATAAACGCTGTCGATGTTGATACCGTTTATGAAATACCCCTTAAATTCAAAGAAGAAGGATTGGATAAACTCATTATAGAAAAACTCACCATACAACCCAACAAAGAGGCAAACCTCAACGAATGGAAAAACATGGTTGAATCCATAAAAGACCCCAAAGACAGTGTAACAATAGCCTTCGTGGGCAAGTATATAGGTCTAAAAGAGTCATACAAAAGCCTTATAGAGTCGTTCATACATGCAGGTGCAAGCATGAATATAAAAGTAAACCTAAAGTGGATAGAAGCTGAAGATTTAGAAGAGGAAGGAACAAGAGAAAAACTCTTAGGTGATGTTGATGGTATATTAGTGCCAGGTGGGTTTGGTTCAAGAGGCATTGAAGGCAAAATAAAAGCCGTTGAATATGCAAGAAAGAACAAAGTGCCATTCCTTGGAATATGCTTAGGCATGCAAACGGCGGTGGTAGAATTTGCAAGACATGTGGCAGGATTAGCTGGTGCGC comes from Hippea maritima DSM 10411 and encodes:
- a CDS encoding polyribonucleotide nucleotidyltransferase; this translates as MTIVERTINGKKLTIETGWYAKQADGACVIRMGDTMVLATAVSSKEPPKEFLDFLPLTVNYQERFYAAGKIPGGFVKREGKPTVHETLVSRLIDRSIRPLFPKDYKQEIQVIITTISADQENDPAIISILAASCSLCLSDIPFLGPVAGVRVSRFENGLKAFASLKEIDDSRLNLILAGTKDAINMIEAGAGELSEDEMVDAIMFGKDNIDILLDAQEEIIKKAAKPKREYIPIDVSEDIVNKIEAFAADELMRAVNIKEKKKRNSTIEAIFNKVKEKVVEEFEDEDFIEEKTAAAFEDVVKNIVRTKIINTGVRIDGRGLDEIRPITCEVGVLPRAHGSAVFTRGETQALVATTLGSREDAQIIDDVSEEGYERFMLHYNFLPFSTGEVKRLGPPGRREIGHGNLAKRAIEPMLPSEDDFPYAIRVVSDILESNGSSSMATVCGSTLSLMDAGVPIKKPVSGVAMGLIKYEGGYAILTDILGDEDHYGDMDFKVAGTKDGITALQMDIKITGVDAVLLKEALYKAKEARLFILNKMLAVLDSPRPDISPYAPQIRTLTIEPEKIKDLIGPGGKTIKSIIERTNVKIDINPDGKINVYGTMDSKLDEAMEIIKSLTTTIKEGDVIEGVVTRIEKYGAFIKLLPNKEGLLHISQISNDRVSNIYDVLNIGDKIRVKVTNIDELGRIALSRKILLNENPDEDKKD
- the rpsO gene encoding 30S ribosomal protein S15, with protein sequence MALDKQQKQEIIKRFGTNENDTGSPAVQIALLTARIKYLTDHFKEHPKDFHSRRGLLKLVGRRRKLLKYLRNYNFEEYKKVVTELGLKG
- a CDS encoding CTP synthase encodes the protein MAKKYIFITGGVVSSLGKGITSASLGFLLLSYGLKVSIVKIDPYINVDPGTMNPYQHGEVYVLDDGAETDLDLGHYERFTNLTLSKKNNFTTGQVYFTVITKERRGDYLGKTVQVIPHITNEIKKRIKEAGKDKDVLIVEIGGTIGDIEGLPFLEAIRQMGYDVGRQNCLYIHLTLVPYIKTAGELKTKPTQHSVKELQSLGISPDIIVCRSEKRLNNEAKEKIAMFCNVEKRAVINAVDVDTVYEIPLKFKEEGLDKLIIEKLTIQPNKEANLNEWKNMVESIKDPKDSVTIAFVGKYIGLKESYKSLIESFIHAGASMNIKVNLKWIEAEDLEEEGTREKLLGDVDGILVPGGFGSRGIEGKIKAVEYARKNKVPFLGICLGMQTAVVEFARHVAGLAGAHSSEFNKDAEHKVIHLATKWEKEGQIIERNEASDKGGTMRLGAYPCQIKTGTLAWHIYKRKNISERHRHRYEFNNSYRDVLSKHGLIISGESPDGEFVEIIELKDHPFFIGVQFHPEFKSRPLKPHPVIKAFVEKSYESKTTKSTT